Genomic window (Saccharothrix australiensis):
AACGGCATCGACTACCAGCTCGGCACGCTCCAGGAGCCCGGCTCGTCGTTCAAGCCGTTCGACTTCGTCGCCGCGCTCCAGAAGGGCGAGGGCGCGGGCAAGCTCTACGACGGCAGCTCGCCCCGGACGTTCCCCGGCCGCGGCGAGAACAACCCCGTGCGCAACTCGCCCGGCGTCAAGTGCGACAACCCGAAGCACTGCAGCGTCCGCGAGGCGATGGTCAAGTCGGTCAACACCGTGTTCTTCGACATGGCGATCCAGCTCGGCACCGGCAAGGTCGCGGAGGCCGCCTTCCAGGCGGGCATCCCGCGGCAGATCCAGATGGACGGCAAGACGCGACCGCTGCTGGTCTCCGAGAGCGGCGGCCAGCCGGACGGCAACATCTCCATCGGCGGTGGCCAGACGCTCGTGCGACCGTTCGACATGACCTCGACGTACGCGACGTTCGCGGCGCGCGGCGTGTACCACGAGCCGTACTTCGTCTCGAAGATCACCGACGCCGCGGGCGAGCCGCTGTACACGCACACGGACGTCACCCGCTCGGCGTTCGACCCGGACCCGAAGAAGAGCCAGGACATCGCCGACAACGTCACCGACGTGCTGAAGGCGATCCCCTCCGGGAAGATCGCGTGCGCCGAGAAGCGCGAGTGCGCGGGCAAGACCGGCACGCACGAGCTCGCCAACAGCACCAAGAACGCCAAGGCGTGGATGGTGGGCTACACGCCGACCCTCGCCGCCGGCGTGTGGGTGGGCACCGACGCGGGCAACATCGCGCTGGTCGACAAGGACGGCGACGACATCTACGGCAGCGGCGTCCCCGGCAAGATCTGGAAGACGTTCATGGACAAGGCGATGGCCGGCGCGCCGATGGACAAGTTCCCCAAGCCGAACCCGATCGGCCAGCTGGAAGCGCCGAAGATCACCACCACGGTGCCGACCACCACGGTGCCGAAGGACGAGGACGAAGAGGACGACAAGGACAACCGGACGACGACCACGACGCCGACCAGGCCGACGCGGGACGAGACGACGGCCCCGACGACCCCGACGACCAAGCCGTGCGTGGGCCTGCGGTGCCAGACCACGACGGTGCCGACGGACCCGCCGGACCCGAACCCGATCAACGGCAACCCGCCGACGAGATAGCGCCGGCACCGGTCGGAGGACGGCGAGGCACGCGATTCCCGCGTGCCTCGCCGTTTTTCGCGCCCGGGGGCGGACCACCGAGGTCGCGGCGTCGAGGTCGCGGCGAGCGGCACTTCGGGCCGCGGTGATCGGGAAGGCGCTCCTTCACCGCGATCGTCGACCGCTGCCCGTAGCATCCGGCACGTGGTGAGTCCTTCGCAGCACGTGCCGGTGCACGCCGACGACACCGATTCGCTCGGCGCCGACGAGCGCGTCCGCCCGACGTGGACCGAGCCGTTGGCGCGAGCGGCGGCCAAGCCGCTCGGCGGACCGGTGGGCAGGCACGCCGCGGTCGGCAGGCAGTGGTTCTGGACGCCGCTGCGGGTCGTGCTGCTGCTGGCCGTGGTGACGCTGTCGTTCGCGTACCTCCAGAAGTCGCCGTGCATCCAGCAGTACGTGGACGCCAACGGCACCGTGCAGCTCGACTGGCGGGGCAGCAAGCAGTTCACCGCACTGTGCTATTCGGACACCGTGCCGCTGTACACGGCGGAACGGCTCGACAAGCCGGACACCTTCCCCTACAAGACGTCCTGGGTGGACGACGAGGGCAAGCCGACCGAGCACGTCCGGTACATGGAGTACCCGGTGCTGACCGGGATGTTCCAATGGCTCAACGCGCGGATGGCGCAGGGCTGGACGCGGATCGCGGAGACCGGCTGGCTGCCGAACCCGATGACCGTGATCGTCTACTTCGACATCACCGCGCTGTGGCTGGCGCTGGCGTGGCTGGTGACGACGTGGGCGGTGGTGGGGCTGGCGCGGCGGCGGCCGTGGGACGCGGCGCTGGTCGCGGTGTCACCGCTGGTGGTGGTGCACGCCTTCACCAACTTCGACACGCTGGCGACGGCGTTCGCGACCGCCGGCCTGCTGGCGTGGGCGCGGAAGAAGCCCTTGGTGGCGGGCGTCCTGCTGGGCCTCGGCGGTGCGGCCAAGCTGTACCCGCTGTTCCTGCTCGGCCCCCTGCTGCTGCTGTGCTGGCGCGCGGACCGGATGAAGGCGGGGCTGACGACGCTGAGCGCGACGCTGGCGACGTGGGCGGTGGTGAACGCGCCCATCGCCTACCTGTACCCGGACGGGTGGCGCGAGTTCTTCCGGCTCAACACCGAGCGCGGGGTCGACCCCGACTCGCTGTACAACGTGGTCGCGCAGTGGACCGACTGGCGCGGCTTCGACCCCGGCCTCCTGCCGGGGCAGGCGCCCGAGGTGCTGAACACGGTGAGCGCGGTGCTGTTCCTCCTGTGCTGCGCGGCGATCGGGTACGTGGCGCTGTCCGCGCCGACCCGCCCCCGGTTGCCGCAGCTCGGTTTCCTGGTGGTGGCGGCGTTCCTGCTGACGAACAAGGTGTGGAGCCCGCAGTACTCGCTGTGGCTGGTGCCGCTGGCCGTGCTGGCGCTGCCGCGCTGGAAGCCGCTGCTGGCGTGGATGGCGGTGGACGCGCTGGTCTGGGTGCCCCGGATGTACTTCTACCTGGGCGTGGAGAACAAGGGCCTGCCGATCGACTGGTTCCTGGGCGCGGTGCTGGTGCGGGACGTCGCGGTGATCGCGCTGTGCGTGCTCGTCGTGCGCGAGGTCTACCGGCCGTCGCTGGACCTGGTGCGGCGGACGGGCGACGACGACCCGTGCGGCGGTTTCCTGGACGAGGCCCCGGACAAGCGGGTGCTCCGCGTGCCGCGCCGCGCCGCGCCGCGGCACGCCTGACGCACCCCGGCCCGTCCCCCGGCGCGCCGGGGGACCGGTCAGGGCTTGCGCACGAGCAGGTACGCCTGCGGCGTCTTCTCGTTCGGCGGTTCCGGCGCGCGCACCAGCGTGGAGTGCGGCTCGAAGCCGGCGTCGACGAGCTGCTCGGCGACCCGCTCCGGCCGCAGCCGGTAGGCGCTCAGGGTGATCTCGTGGCCGTACCCCTCGGTGAAGTCGCGGCGCTCGTCGCCGACCTGGAACGCCACCAGCAGGTGCCCGCCCGGCCGCAGGACGCGGTGGAACCCCGCGAACACGCCGGGGTGCAGGTGCGGCGGGACGTGGATCACCGAGTACCACGCCACGACACCGCCCAGGCCGCCGTCCGGGTGGTCGAGGTCGGTCATCGAGCCCACCTCGAACCGCAGGTCCGGGTACCGGGTCCGGGCCACGGCGACCATTCCGGGCGACAGGTCGACACCGGACACGTCCAGGCCGAGGCCGGCCAGGTGGGTGGTGACGCGGCCGGGCCCGCAGCCGACGTCCAGGACCGGCCCCGACGCCGATTCGGCGAACGCGCCCAGCACCGCCCGGTCCACCACGCCGCGCGCGAGCTGGTCGCGCAGCAGCGCCTCGTAGTCGACCGCCACCGCGTCGTACGCGGCGCGGGTCGTGTCCAGGAAGGCGGGGTCGGCCCCGGCGGGCCCGGTCGAGGACACCGCCGGTGGGAGTTCGGTCACGCGTCGATCACCCCCGCGGTCGGGGACCGCGCCGGCGGCCGGTCGCGGAAGGACACCTGCGACCTCAGGAACAGGAAGAACAACACCGCGAGCAGCGCGGCCCGGCCCCACACGCCGATCACCACGGCCTGCGCGGAGAAGCCGTCGTAGATGCCGGACGGCTGGCCGAACTGGATCGCGTAGTACCAGCGGAAGATGCCGATGCCCATCGCGAGGTCCGCCGCGAAGTACGCGAACACCCAGCCCAGCGGGACGCGCAGCAGCACGAACATGGGCACCAGCCACAGCGTGTACTGCGGCGAGTGCACCTTGTGCAGCAGCAGGAACCCGCACAGCATGGCCGCCGACACCGACACCCACGGGTACACGCCCTCGCGCCGGTACCGCCGCCAGCCGATCCAGCACGCGAGCGCGAACGACAGCAGGATGCCCACCGGCGACAGGACGTTCACCAGGGCCTGCATCGTGTCGTCCGGCATGAACGGCCGCATCGACCAGAACCAGACGGAGTTCGTGGTGATGTCCACCCGGCGCAGCTGCTGGAAGGTGAACGACGCCTGCCAGCCCTCGAACCCGACCACCGCGAACGGCAGGTTCACCAGGGCGACGGTCGCCACCGACGCGAGGGCGACCTTCACCGCGCCCTCCCAGTCGCGGGCGCGGCCCTCGGCCGGGCCCTCGCGCCCACCGGTCAGCACGTACAGGCACAGCGGCAGCACGAAGGCCGCCGGGTAGAGCTTGAACGCGAACCCGAGGCCCAGCAGCACGCCCGCCACGACGGCCCGGTCGACCAGCGGTCTCGGCGTCCGACCCCAGCCCCGGTGCACCACGTACACGGCGGCCACCGAGCAGAACGCCACCGGCAGGTCCCAGTTGTGGTACGCGTAGAGCACCATCGGCGGCCCGATCGCCCACAGCAGCGCCCGCCACCCGCTCAGCTTCCCCAGCAGCCACGCCGCGGCCAGCCCGAACGGCGCCATCAGCAGCGCCGAGAACAGCAGGAAGCCCGCGTCGTCGTGCGCCGGGATCGCGCCCGCCCAGATCAGCAGGCCCGTCAGCACCGGGTACTCGACCGTGCCGCCGGTCAGCACGCCCTTGTCGGTGATGCCGCCGTCGACGTAGGGGAACACGTGCCGGTCGATGTCCCGGCCGATCCACAGGTGCTGGATGTCCGAGTAGCAGACGTCCGCCTTGTTGCGCTGCTCGTAGTGGGGCTGGCTGCGACCCCACTGGTCGAACGCCGGCCCCGTGCAGCGGTCCTTGTTCGCGAACCCGAGCAGCAGGGTGAGCCCGCACAGCAGGACCAGGGCGGCGAGGGCGGCGCGGCCGAACCGGTGGGACCGCCGCTCGGAGCGGTGTCCGGGCACGGTCGCGCCCACCCGCGTCGCGCTCACCGGGCCAGGTGCTCGCGGAGGAACGCGATGTCCTCCGCCTGCCCTTCCTCCGGGGTCTCGACCAGTGCCGGCGCGCCCGCCGCGGCGACCACCGCGACCAGCTGCGCCGGGTCGATCGTGCCCGACGCGAGGTTGGCGTGCCGGTCGCGGCCGGAGCCGAACTCGTCGCGCGAGCTGTTCAGGTGCACGAGGTCGATGCGGCCGGTGATCGCCTTGACCCGGTCCACGATGCCGACCAGGTCCTCGCCGGACGCGAACGCGTGGCAGGTGTCCAGGCAGAACCCGGCGTCGAACTCGCCGACCGCGTCCCACAGGCGGCCCAGCATGTCGAACGTGCGGGCCATCGCGTTCTCGCCGCCCGCGGTGTTCTCGATCAGGATCGGGACCGCGAACCCGCCGTCCGCGGCCTGGCGCTCGAACATCTTGCGCCAGTTCGCGATGCCGTCGGCCGGGTCCTCGCCCTTGGCGACGTGGCCGCCGTGCACGATCAGGCCCTTCGCGCCCACCTTGGCCGCGGCCTCGGCGTGCTGGAGGACCATCTTGCGGGACGGGATGCGGATGCGGTTGTTGAGCGACGCCACGTTCGCCAGGTACGGGGCGTGGATGAAGACGTCGAGGTCGGAGGCCACCAGCTCGTCGGTCCGCGGGTGCGGCTTGGGCGCCTTCCAGCCCTGCGGGTCGGCCAGGAAGAACTGGACGACCTCGGCCCCGCGAGCGACCGCGGCGCCCAGCGGGTCGTCGTCCCGGACGTGGGCTCCGATGCGCATGGCTGAAGCGTAGTCGGGTGCACCGACAAGCCGGCCGGCACCGCCGACGCGAAATTTTGTCGCTTCCGGCATGACGCACGTCACCACGAGGCCCTAGGCTCGTTACTTGCAAGTAGGGACGGTGCGGAGCCGAGTACAGGGGAGGCCCAGCCATGCGGACCCGAGTCACCCGGCTGTTCGGCGCGACCGCCGTGGTGTGCGCGGTCGCCGGTGCCGGCGCGGGCACCGCGTCCGCCACCGAGCCCGTGGTGGTCGGCGAGTGCGCCACCACCGTCCAGGGCGCTCCCGGCGCACCGGTGTCGCTGAGCCCCACCGCGGTCGTGCAGCCGGTGGTCGACCTGGTCCGCGCCGTACCGCTGCTCGGGCCGCCGCTCGCGGAGCCGTTCAAGGCGGCGTTCACCGCGCTGCCGCCCATCCCGATCGGCGCGGTGCCCACCGGCTCGGGCGTCATCACCGGCGGCGAGATCGCGGACAGGGTCGTGGCGGAGTTGGACAAGCTCCCGCTGCTCGGCCCGGTGATCACCACGCTGACCACCAGCGTGCGGACCACCCTGACGAAGCTCTGCGGCGTGACGGTGACCGGCGTGAACGCCGCCGCCGCGCCCGTGCAGGACGGCTCCAAGGCGGTCGCCGACGCGTCCGGGCAGGTCACCGGTCGGCTGCCGGGCCTGCCGGAGGGCAAGCCCACGCCCAACCCCGGCACGCCGCCGACGGGCCGGCCCGGCACCGGGCAGCCCGGCGGCACGCCCGGCCTCGGGCAGCCCGGCGACGCCCGGCCGGGCTCCACCCCGGTCGGCGGCGTCGGCGCGCTGGACCTGCCGCTGTACGGGGCGGACCCGTTCGGCGGGAACTTCGGCCGCGTGCCGCTGGTCGGCTACGGCTCGCTGCCGTTCGCCGTGCCCGGCCGGTTCGCCCCGTCGCCCGGCGTGCGCTACGGCGGCACCGTGCCCGGCTACCGGCCCGGCCACGGCCTGCCGGGCGCGGACGCCGACGGCGTGCAGACCGCGGGCCGCGCCCAGGCCCTGCCCGGCACGGGCCGGGGTGGCGGCGGCGTGGCGGCGCCGGTGCTGCTGGCCGTGCTCCTGCTGTCGTGCGTGACGGGCGCGCTGGTCCGCACGTGGGTCCTGCGCCGCGCGGTCCGGACCGGCTGACCCCGCCCCACCTCCAGCGGCGACCCGGCCCCTCGCGGTCGCCACCGTGCGCGGACGCCCACCGGTCGCGGGCCCTCCCGCGACCCGGCCCACCCCGCCCCGGCCGCCCGCCGGCCGCCCTGGCGCGGGGTCCACCCGGCGGTTTTGCTAACCTCTCCGGGTTGCTGACGCAACGACCCCTCCTGCCACGGAGAGTCCGTGGCCGCCGAGTCCACAGGAGGTGAGTGGTCTTCATGCGTCATTACGAAGTCATGGTCATCCTGGACCCCAGTCTCGACGAGCGCACCATCGCGCCCTCGCTCGACACGTTCCTCAACGTCATCCGCACCACGGGCGGCAACGTCGAGAAGGTCGAGGTGTGGGGCAAGCGCCGGCTGAGCTTCGAGATCAGCAAGAACACCGAGGGCATCTACGCGGTGCTCGACCTGATCGCGACGCCGGACGCGGTGAAGGAACTGGACCGCCAGCTCGGTCTACAGGAGACGGTGCTCCGGACCAAGGTCCTGCGCCGCGAGCCCGCCAAGGCCGCACCCGCCAAGGCTTAGGAGCACTCCGACATGGCCGGCGAGACGACGATCACGGTGGTCGGCAACCTGACCGCCGACCCCGAACTGCGCTTCACCCAGTCCGGTGCCGCGGTGGCGAGCTTCACCGTCGCCTCCACGCCCCGGACCTTCGACCGCCAGAGCGGCGAGTGGAAGGACGGCGAGGCGCTGTTCCTGCGGTGCAACGTGTGGCGGCAGGTCGCGGAGAACGTGGCCGAGTCGCTCACCCGCGGTTCGCGGGTGATCGTGAGCG
Coding sequences:
- a CDS encoding glycosyltransferase family 87 protein; translation: MVSPSQHVPVHADDTDSLGADERVRPTWTEPLARAAAKPLGGPVGRHAAVGRQWFWTPLRVVLLLAVVTLSFAYLQKSPCIQQYVDANGTVQLDWRGSKQFTALCYSDTVPLYTAERLDKPDTFPYKTSWVDDEGKPTEHVRYMEYPVLTGMFQWLNARMAQGWTRIAETGWLPNPMTVIVYFDITALWLALAWLVTTWAVVGLARRRPWDAALVAVSPLVVVHAFTNFDTLATAFATAGLLAWARKKPLVAGVLLGLGGAAKLYPLFLLGPLLLLCWRADRMKAGLTTLSATLATWAVVNAPIAYLYPDGWREFFRLNTERGVDPDSLYNVVAQWTDWRGFDPGLLPGQAPEVLNTVSAVLFLLCCAAIGYVALSAPTRPRLPQLGFLVVAAFLLTNKVWSPQYSLWLVPLAVLALPRWKPLLAWMAVDALVWVPRMYFYLGVENKGLPIDWFLGAVLVRDVAVIALCVLVVREVYRPSLDLVRRTGDDDPCGGFLDEAPDKRVLRVPRRAAPRHA
- a CDS encoding class I SAM-dependent DNA methyltransferase, with amino-acid sequence MTELPPAVSSTGPAGADPAFLDTTRAAYDAVAVDYEALLRDQLARGVVDRAVLGAFAESASGPVLDVGCGPGRVTTHLAGLGLDVSGVDLSPGMVAVARTRYPDLRFEVGSMTDLDHPDGGLGGVVAWYSVIHVPPHLHPGVFAGFHRVLRPGGHLLVAFQVGDERRDFTEGYGHEITLSAYRLRPERVAEQLVDAGFEPHSTLVRAPEPPNEKTPQAYLLVRKP
- a CDS encoding glycosyltransferase family 87 protein — protein: MSATRVGATVPGHRSERRSHRFGRAALAALVLLCGLTLLLGFANKDRCTGPAFDQWGRSQPHYEQRNKADVCYSDIQHLWIGRDIDRHVFPYVDGGITDKGVLTGGTVEYPVLTGLLIWAGAIPAHDDAGFLLFSALLMAPFGLAAAWLLGKLSGWRALLWAIGPPMVLYAYHNWDLPVAFCSVAAVYVVHRGWGRTPRPLVDRAVVAGVLLGLGFAFKLYPAAFVLPLCLYVLTGGREGPAEGRARDWEGAVKVALASVATVALVNLPFAVVGFEGWQASFTFQQLRRVDITTNSVWFWSMRPFMPDDTMQALVNVLSPVGILLSFALACWIGWRRYRREGVYPWVSVSAAMLCGFLLLHKVHSPQYTLWLVPMFVLLRVPLGWVFAYFAADLAMGIGIFRWYYAIQFGQPSGIYDGFSAQAVVIGVWGRAALLAVLFFLFLRSQVSFRDRPPARSPTAGVIDA
- a CDS encoding deoxyribonuclease IV → MRIGAHVRDDDPLGAAVARGAEVVQFFLADPQGWKAPKPHPRTDELVASDLDVFIHAPYLANVASLNNRIRIPSRKMVLQHAEAAAKVGAKGLIVHGGHVAKGEDPADGIANWRKMFERQAADGGFAVPILIENTAGGENAMARTFDMLGRLWDAVGEFDAGFCLDTCHAFASGEDLVGIVDRVKAITGRIDLVHLNSSRDEFGSGRDRHANLASGTIDPAQLVAVVAAAGAPALVETPEEGQAEDIAFLREHLAR
- the rpsF gene encoding 30S ribosomal protein S6 — protein: MRHYEVMVILDPSLDERTIAPSLDTFLNVIRTTGGNVEKVEVWGKRRLSFEISKNTEGIYAVLDLIATPDAVKELDRQLGLQETVLRTKVLRREPAKAAPAKA